The sequence ttctcgCTTTTGAGGCAACTCAAAACTCAAATAAATACAGTAGGGGACAATTTCGCAAACGATCCAAAGAGCCGCGTTGGTTAATTATTGCATTGTCTGTAAGCTTTTATTGATTAGTAAACCTGGTACATTCGAAGAATTTGCAGAGGAATATTTTTGTAGTCTGCTTGGATAATATGGGGTTCTCTCAGTAATAACCTTAAGTTTCATTCCCTCACAGACCAACGCCGGGTGAAGTGCAATCCTGAAAGTGACTAAAAAGTTTAgatgaaaacagacatttttgaCGTGTTTTCCGCCTGTGGACTAATATGGGATTCACAATGGACTTATCTACGCGTTAAAATCCGAATACCGAAAGCAACCGACGTAGAGTAAAACAGCAGGCattttctacagctggataaaTAGGTCCGTTCACAAAGcgcatttttcatttgtttagtCGCCTTCTGTTAACGCGAGCGCAGAATGAAAACGAAAAaagtaaaactacaaaaaaaggCATGAGCAAAGATCACAGGTATATGTTTTCGTTTGTATTTTACAGAGCAGAATGTAATTGAACGGAATTCGCCTGGCTCGTCCGAAATAGCGAATGCAGTGGGGTtagtttaaacattttaatataactGACAAATTAAGGGAAAGACAGATCAGAAATGGACTTTCAGGCATAATAATCTACGTGCACGGCCTGTTAAGAATTGTTAAACGATTTACTAGATTGCAAGTAAATGTTTGGTCGGTCACAAAATGTTAGATGTTAACAATTgataataaaatatgacagtaGATATCCCTTTAGTAAATGTGAAATGGCTTTCAAACAAGTTGCGATAGCACAagaaactgcagagagaaactACATCATTGTTAGACTTACCTGAAATGATGAAAGACCCTTTCATCCCCCCGAGTCGTAAATGGGCTTACGCAGTCTCTTATGCGGTCTGAACGTCTTTGTGTCCTGTTTTATACCAATATACGATTAATATTGCATCGCCATGATTTAATAATTTCAAACCCCACAATATAACGCAATGGCATATGGGCATACATTATTCAAGGGGGCCtgattgggaaaaaaaatccttggtGCTGATTAAATAGACTCAGAAATGAGCTGCGAAGGCACGAGGCGCGAGATCCGAACATTCCAGGCCAGATAGAGATTTCAACGCGCACAGTCATTCTATCTAGCAtttttttgaactttttttggggggatcGGTTATTCAAACCGTTCTGTACAGTAAGTATTCAGAAAATACTGCTCGTGTCATAAATTTTTAATCGCGATGGCGCTTGAGggattcataaataaaatagcGTCAGTTTTCTCTGAAACACACGGCATTACAATGGTTTTAGCGCTTCTTAGTTTCATTCTGCATGACTTACGTAGAGACCTGCAACGAACTATATCATTTTCACGATCAAACGTGCAGAAGAAACCAGATTTCGCCTACTGTATTATGAACGCTTATTTGCACTTAATGAATACGAATAAAGATTAATAGCTATGTGTGGGTAATTAAATGGAAGACTGATGTAGAACTATCCCTTTGAATAACGGTATATTATGAATAACGGGTATTTTATGATAAGTCATATTATTTGAGTGGTAAAACGCGGGAGAATACGAAGAGCGAAGCTGAATGActgttgttaataataaaaacggCAGAGTGCATCcttaagttttttttcaaaatattaatttattaaatgatTTTCAATTTCATACACTTGGTCAAACGAAATTAAATTGTTAAAGGGGAAAgtcttcatttttctgtctcccaAAGCTTTCAATTTTCCTTGTTTATACCATAAACCATAATTTATAgattaataaagcaaaatattCTATATTTTTCATGTCCATTTCTGTTTACTTCTTTCCATAATGGTATCCTCAAAGTTACGATGGTGAACTGCAAGAAAATGGGTAGCTGTTTCACTATATgagcaaaatgtcattttagttAACACAATAATATATgcaaagttatttttatataacGTTTGTTTATTGAATAAAACACATTCCTTTGCATTCGTCCATTGtgtaatacaataaataagaTGGTGAAGTGATCTGTCCATGGTCCTGGATGACGGGTCATTCATCAATTCAGCTAAAACCTGACATGCATTTTGATTCAATAGGCTACAAAAGTCAAACTTTTGGTGAAGAGCATTTGTGAATTGATTCAAGACCAGACCAGTCAACATGTGTTCATAACATTACCTCCGGGAAGCACAGTGAACGGTATTATATGATACAGTTTgcctaaaataaacatttatattgtaCGAAATGGCAAATATATGTATGATTGCAGTACGGGAAAAGACAACTAAGAACACCGAGTCAACAAACTTCTCCAAAGTGATAAGCAGTTTACCTTAGTGCACgatacatattttacaattacGTTTAAACAAATACCTTTACATGTGCTGTATGCCAGAAAAAAGTGATCCAAgctgtaataaaacaaaacaaactgaaataaaacagtccTTCCAACGTTAACTATTTACTTTTGGATAGAAAGAGACAAGACTTAGTGTAGATCCCTGCTATATTCTTTAAATCGTAAacagatttattattattattattattattaatgtcccgctgaatatttcattcgtttttgtttttgtctttgattacaaaaccaaacacgAACCACGTTCTTTTTAAGGTCCAGCTTCTCTGCAATAGCGGCGATTTTTTCCGAAGAAGGACGGGGCTGGATTGCAAAATAAGCCTCCAAAGACCGCTTCTCTGGTGCGGCTATTGAAGTACGTTTTCGCTTTCTTTCGTTACCGTTAAAAAGGTCTGgcttgctgtttttctcccgAAATGCCGCCTCCGCCTCTTCCAGCCAAGCTTGGAGGACTGGTTTAAGGGCTATCATGTTATTGTGCGACAGGGTCAGGGATTCGAACCTGCAGATGGTGCTCTGGCTCAGAGAACCGACTCCGGGTATCTTCAGGTTGGCGAGGGCTGACCCGACGTCCGCCTGAGTGACCCCGAGCTTGATCCTCCTTTGTTTGAATCGTTCGGCGAATGCTTCCAGCTCTCGCGGATCGGATTCTACGTCGTTAATGCAGGCCATCCCGTTGTGCGTGGACAGGGAGTGCGGATGTCCCATGGCCATGGCTTGGTGCAGGTGACCCATAGTCTGCAGGTGATGCTGATGGGCTTGAGTGGTCATCACAGACGGATCCGGCGCTCCCATCCCGTTCACCGACAGACTGGACGAGATGTGGTCCAGGAGATCTCCTTCCAAGCCTTGGTGGAGGTGGTGATGGGAGGTCAGTGTGGAAGGGTGAGATATGGGCACTGTAGAGGAGGTAGAGGTGCAGGGGACACTGCTCATGGTATGGTAGGTCACGTCGGGCTTGAAAGGATGGCTCTTGCCGTGAGAGACAATGTCAACAGCCGCCAAAGCTTCCGCGCGGGCCAGCAGACTCTCATCAAAGCCTCCGAATATATTGCCCTGAAGCTGCAAGCAAGAATGCGCATACTGGAGTCAGTGGGGAATTCTGTCAACTCAggattaaaaaacattttcaagcacagagagagaacccTCCTCAGAGTACAGGTCataaaaattaatatgaaagcaGAGGGTTTGCTTGAATAGacgtggggagagagagagagagaaagagagagagagaaaaagagaggggggagagggagagaggggagagagggaggttgcTGAGAGAAAAGTGAGCGGAGTCAGTGTTGTTCCGTTGACAACGcaaatgtatataaaacatCAGATTGCGccttaaaagtgttttttttctaatacatACCTGTGGTGCGGGCAGGCAAACTCTGCGCATAGACTCCGAACCTGAGTGCAGCCCGGAATATTTGGTCTCCTGTATCATGGGGTGCATGGAGAACGGCTGCTTGGTGTTCATAGTCATCATCTTCCTTGCACACCTTGCAGGCAGGTAGCCTTGACATAGAGGCTGGGTCGACTCTCTGGCTcgctgctgtcagtgtgagCTATTTCCAATGACAGGGCTTCTCTGTTTGCATCTCTGCCCACCTGCTACTTTACTCATCTTACAAGCTGTGCGCCAGGAACTGGGCTGGCAGCTACGCGCAAGCGTAGTGCCGGCGAGAGGTGAAGCACATGAACTCGCGGAGCGATTGTAAAACCATTTCCATGTAACCGTATTATTTTTCGATGAGTAGGCTACCTTGCGCAGGCACCGTCATGTTCGGACATGTATAAAATTTACGAATAAATAACAAACTTTTCTGTTGTGCCCAGTTCGGTGCAAGTGTCTTTCACTCTTATAATCACTCAAGCCGGATACTTAAGCACGATACTCTGAACATACTTCAACTTCTGACAAATATGCAAAGCTGAACATAAATGTACTAtaaaacaatatacagtaaattGGATTATTATTCTTCATTACTTACATTTAGAaataacataacaaaaacaattaaaacataaaaatacgCCATGGCCAAAAACATACCCGTTGACTGAACTAATTGGCTACATTATTTCCTCCATGTTCAAAATGTACACAACTGCTAATCATAATTGCACCAGCTCTGTATATATGCATGAATTTAGCAGTAATTCTAAATGTTTGATTCATATGTCAGGTCAAGGGATGGGATGGGAAATATTTAGATTGAAAAGACGAATAATTCATGAGGCAGGGTATTTTTGGAGGGACAAGATTGGGTGAGACtttatttaaaagttatttacactgaaaacaattcATAAATGGGTAGGTTACTACCCATTTGAGTATGACTTACTTTTAAAGTTCTTAGCAAACATTGAACAGGTTGTAAAGAGACACTAAACTTTGAACTTATGactgaaacaattcagaaaTGAGTGCTTTAAAATGTACCTCTTGTATGTTcggatgttttatttttaattaacgTCACGTTTTAGCACTTCtgtttacagttaaataaagtGCAGTCGCTTCCACACCTGGTCTAACAACAGTCAGATGTGAATTTACTGACTCGCTGTAAACAGTTGCAATGTGTAAGCAGTAAGAGGCCTACTcttattaaatattttctaacagTAGAAACAGGCCCTTGAAACTGACGAGAAGTTCACTCCTGTGTCAGTTTCTATCACAGATGACATACACCATCCTTATATACAGCTCTGCAATGTTTGATAGATTCCGATTTTTTTTCAACCTGGTCAGGGTCTTGTCGCGTATCTAAAAACCACAGTATTTATAAAACATGTCGAGGAACTCATCTATATTTTACAGAGTCTAAATATCTACATGAAAGTTTCATCTAAAGCATAGCTATATTCAAAGCCTGCCATCTCGAGGAAAGAGTTAACTAATGGATgattaaacattgttttttgaCTTGATAATTTTAGAGGTAAAGcttaatatgaaagaaaattgTATGTGCATTAAAACTCTAGAGGTGGAAAGTTGAAAAGGTTAATCGTTTTTGtctattttcatattttaatttatttgagcAGTTATTATTGCCAGGATGAGCATATAACCGTCATATACTGTGAATGGGGTGGTATCGGTTGGttaaatacacagaaatctTTTGAACGCAAACATAGTGTTTACAGGTGAGACAGGGTATTGGTTTCCTTTGGCGAATGAAATATATATGACCCTGGCCTAACGTACTGGCATTACACCTCATAAATGACGAGAAAGGAAGTCCGTGGGACAACAATGACAAGTCCGAGGGAGCCCGTATTGGCAGTCGTCAAGGTCCACCGGGTCCGCTAAAGGTGTCATTACACGGCTCCTTAATTGAACCCGCCATGAATTATCGATCTCATCACCGAATGGTCTGATAAAAATTCTGCACTGGCTCACAAGTGAGATCGTTTAAGTAAAGTACTCGATTGAGCGAAACGTTTCTGATGTGGGATCGTAAACTAGGACCCTAATTCTTCATAACAGGGTGATGAATTTGTCTTTTAATTTACACAAATGCTCAGTAAGTTCTGTAGGTAGCAGCCAGATGTCCTGCTGTAATGACTAGCACTAATCTCAGCTGAAGTGTGTTAAAATTGTTTCCAGAGTTTCATTTTCCCATATATGAACCATGCCTATTAATAATCTAAAAGGCAAAGAAATTTATCACACGTCTGCCTTTTTGATGATAACAATAACTGAGAAAACAGTAATATGCGGATGCAGGACATTATTGTCATAGTTTTGCAACTGTGTGGAGCTATTAGTGTATGTTTTATAGCTATGCTAGGCCTACAACAATTGTGGCGTTTAAATAATTGCATAATTCGTTTCCACCTTTGACCTTATTCAgcaatttctttaaaatgtaaaaccccaaagttttttttttcatctgtagaaaTACCTAGTGACCGGATGTTTATCAATAAATgattatatttcaaaattacCCATTATACTAAACACATTGTATTCACATTTAACAGAAGAAAGAAGATTTTAGCATCCCctcctgaaaataaacagataaagtATCATTCCAAGAAGTATGAGAGACTGTTAAAACACAATCCTAAGGAGGAAAGCTGCAAAGAATATATGTGACGGGCTAAATGTTCATCAACAGAGATTGTCTCTAGGTGTCACCTTTCTCTCTGAACGCCCCACCTTGTTCTAATGGGGTCCTACACATTACACATATCACTTCATCCACAAGTGTCACCTACGTAGCTGGAAGACCCTCTCCTGCGGGCTGAGCTGCGACATCTGGCTGTGGCCTGTTCTCTTGCTTCCCTAAATGGAGCTGTGAGTGTTCACTCTCCTCTTTAGCCGGGCACCTGTCTGCACGGGCGATTTCTGTGCTCCACAGTGCAGAAAGAGCGAACAGCCCAGCCACCGGCATGCCTGCCTCCATCTGATCCAGGCACGCTCTCCGGTTGTCCAGACAGTGAATTATTCAGCAGGTATGTGGCAGGTATCCATTACCCTTAATGGTGTTTTCTTATTCATTAAGGAGATTAAACAGTGAactgtgtcagagtgtgtgagTATAAAATCTCTCGCGGAACGACAGCCAGTCTAGAATATCGCATATTTCGGCTACAGTGCATTTGAAGTCACATGTGTGCAAGGCACTTTTTTTGTACGAATAATGAACTGCACTTACCCCTCCTCTGAAGGGCACCTTGTGGATGGGCACTGATTCATTCGATACCTCAAAAGCAGCACTTCCAGGTCGCTTCTCGATGTCACATCCTTCTATATCTTTTTTCCAAggatttgaaatattaatgtgtgtaaAACAGTAGCCCATCCATGTCTAAAGACGTCAATATTCCGCTATAACTGAGATATGAGCATATTAAAGATGAACAGCTACGGTGGATTCATAACAATGTTATGGACATAAAAACATGCCAACACACGTGATGTGGGATTCATGCCAATGAGCGTGTGAATGTGAATAAGCATTAAGGTGGCGAGGCGTCTATACATGTGATCAGAGCTCTCAGGCCGCCTTGCTTTTTAACGCAACGGCGCACACGATTCAGCTGTCACTGTGGCCCCTTCAAAATTGTCATCTGCGAGGAACAGCGGGCTCTGGATGGCATGTTTAATTGATTTGTTTATGAGGAGACGTGGCAGACTTAGTCTTCTCGCCGGGCGCATTAGCGGGCTGCTCCGCTGATTGTCCTTCCcctgttgttttctgtctttctgtctccgTCTTTGTTTGGAGCTCTCCGGCCTTcgtgcacgcgcgcgcgcacacacaagcgcGAGCTCGCGGCGCTCATCGCCCCAGCGACAGCGAACGCGAAAATGACGAGCGGAGGAAGTTGTTAGTTGACGTTCCCTCCTCGGGGAACCGCACAGCACTGCATTAAATCAGATAGGCTCTGAGTGGTTTTCACATGGCTTCCCAAAGtagaggaaaaaatgcataattcatcAGCATTTGAATATGTCAAAGGTAGTGAAGCCAAATTAAGTGCCAGAATGTGTTGGAATTTTATGGGGTACAAACAAGAGGGGGAGACTGCTGTTGGGAAAGCCTACACAAAACATTCCTCTTGCTCTTTGTCATGATCGGCCTGCAAAACACTTGGTATCTTTAAACCTTATAAAAGCAGATTATTTCAACTTTAGACCCAGTTAGCTGTTCTCCTGCACCTTCAGTGGTGAATATGCAGAGTTTCCTGATGATCAGTAAAGCATGGATCATGGGACAAATAAATGTGCACTTCAAATAAAAGTGATACTTCTATGGACATTTAGACGGCATTTAATCTAACTGCAATGTCACTTTTGATCtatctgactgtctgtctctttcactgCCTGTGTCTGTATATAGTATTGTGCCCCTGGCTCCCATGGTCGTGAATTGTATCAATAGCATCTAGAAACAGGCCCAGTGTTTTGACATAAGCAGACT comes from Megalops cyprinoides isolate fMegCyp1 chromosome 3, fMegCyp1.pri, whole genome shotgun sequence and encodes:
- the pou4f3 gene encoding POU domain, class 4, transcription factor 3 — encoded protein: MMTMNTKQPFSMHPMIQETKYSGLHSGSESMRRVCLPAPQLQGNIFGGFDESLLARAEALAAVDIVSHGKSHPFKPDVTYHTMSSVPCTSTSSTVPISHPSTLTSHHHLHQGLEGDLLDHISSSLSVNGMGAPDPSVMTTQAHQHHLQTMGHLHQAMAMGHPHSLSTHNGMACINDVESDPRELEAFAERFKQRRIKLGVTQADVGSALANLKIPGVGSLSQSTICRFESLTLSHNNMIALKPVLQAWLEEAEAAFREKNSKPDLFNGNERKRKRTSIAAPEKRSLEAYFAIQPRPSSEKIAAIAEKLDLKKNVVRVWFCNQRQKQKRMKYSAGH